A DNA window from Vicinamibacterales bacterium contains the following coding sequences:
- a CDS encoding DUF4159 domain-containing protein, with translation MTGGVKRLLWTLAGILAVLGVTITGAYAQRIWYGFYGRTPPKFPTATTFDGNFHFCRVMFASDRREKQGWGTDYPGADINFSVRLAELTKVRVTMTHDGEQSVPDAVVVRLTDDALFQCPFALMEDAGTLHLSDVEVERLRQYLLKGGFLFVSDYHGTWARQQFDEEMDRVLPRNRYPIVDLTPPDHPLWKTFFPVTKLPQMASIQTWRRSGGGTIERWNDTGGEPDARGIADERGRLMVVMVHNSDIPDGWEREGEDPEYFFTFSPDAYAVGIDILMYAMTH, from the coding sequence ATGACAGGCGGCGTGAAGCGGCTGCTCTGGACACTCGCCGGCATCCTGGCCGTGCTCGGCGTCACGATCACGGGGGCGTACGCCCAGCGCATCTGGTACGGCTTCTACGGCCGCACGCCTCCCAAATTCCCGACGGCGACGACCTTCGACGGCAACTTCCACTTCTGCCGTGTGATGTTCGCCAGCGATCGCCGCGAGAAGCAGGGCTGGGGCACCGACTATCCCGGCGCCGACATCAACTTCAGCGTCCGGCTGGCCGAGCTCACCAAGGTGCGGGTCACGATGACGCACGACGGCGAGCAGTCCGTGCCCGACGCCGTGGTCGTCCGCCTCACCGACGACGCCCTCTTCCAGTGTCCGTTCGCGCTCATGGAGGACGCCGGAACGCTGCACCTGAGCGACGTCGAGGTGGAGCGCCTGCGGCAGTACCTGCTGAAAGGCGGCTTCCTGTTCGTGTCCGACTACCACGGCACGTGGGCCCGGCAGCAGTTCGACGAAGAGATGGACCGCGTGCTGCCCAGGAACCGCTATCCCATCGTGGACCTGACGCCGCCGGACCACCCGCTCTGGAAGACGTTCTTCCCCGTGACGAAGCTGCCGCAGATGGCGTCCATCCAGACGTGGCGGAGGAGCGGCGGCGGCACCATCGAACGCTGGAACGACACGGGCGGCGAGCCTGACGCGCGGGGCATCGCCGACGAGCGCGGCCGTCTCATGGTCGTGATGGTGCACAACTCCGACATCCCCGACGGCTGGGAGCGCGAGGGCGAGGACCCCGAGTACTTCTTCACCTTCTCCCCCGACGCGTACGCCGTGGGCATCGACATCCTGATGTACGCGATGACACACTGA
- a CDS encoding DUF3224 domain-containing protein: protein MIDVSVLPLTAALLSTVCGGILVASEPARATGTFEVTIGPQPADSHADGATLGRMTLDKTYHGDLEGTAVGQMLTGMSPTEKTSGAYVAVERVTGTLGGRKGSFLLYHVGVMDRGAQHLQVTVVPDSGTGQLTGLTGTLTIDIRGKEHAYTLEYALPEP, encoded by the coding sequence ATGATCGACGTGTCCGTCCTGCCGCTCACCGCGGCGCTCCTGTCAACGGTGTGTGGAGGGATCCTCGTGGCCAGTGAGCCGGCGCGCGCGACGGGAACGTTCGAGGTGACGATCGGGCCGCAGCCGGCCGACAGCCATGCCGATGGCGCCACGCTGGGCCGCATGACCCTCGACAAGACCTACCATGGCGACCTCGAAGGCACCGCCGTCGGGCAGATGCTCACCGGCATGAGCCCCACCGAGAAGACGTCGGGCGCCTACGTCGCGGTCGAGCGCGTCACGGGCACGCTGGGCGGCCGGAAAGGGTCCTTCCTCCTCTACCACGTCGGCGTGATGGACCGGGGCGCCCAGCACCTGCAGGTGACGGTCGTGCCGGACTCGGGCACGGGGCAGTTGACGGGCCTCACCGGGACGCTGACGATCGACATCCGCGGCAAGGAGCACGCCTACACGCTGGAGTACGCGCTCCCCGAGCCGTAG